A window from Corynebacterium urealyticum DSM 7109 encodes these proteins:
- a CDS encoding type I restriction enzyme subunit R domain-containing protein, with the protein MIKSNPKYHGLEALVAFSGSLEVSKDEDVEQIVTESSLNNENAPEGQRRMETSKMVDGAAYKFLIVANKYQTGFDEPRLSAMYVDKPLSGVMAVQTLSRLNRTMPSKNKTKTFVVDFVNDPETILEAFQPYYSQGTAEGLVDSKTA; encoded by the coding sequence GTGATCAAGTCCAACCCGAAGTACCACGGGCTTGAAGCACTCGTGGCGTTTTCTGGCTCCCTGGAGGTGTCCAAGGACGAAGATGTAGAGCAGATCGTCACCGAATCCTCGCTCAATAACGAAAACGCACCCGAGGGACAGCGCCGGATGGAAACGTCCAAGATGGTCGACGGTGCTGCATACAAGTTTTTGATCGTGGCGAATAAATACCAGACCGGATTCGATGAGCCACGCTTGTCCGCGATGTATGTGGACAAGCCACTATCGGGCGTGATGGCGGTGCAGACACTTTCCCGTCTTAACAGGACGATGCCTTCGAAAAACAAAACCAAGACGTTCGTGGTGGATTTCGTCAACGATCCTGAGACGATCTTGGAAGCGTTCCAGCCGTACTACTCGCAGGGGACTGCCGAAGGTTTGGTTGACTCCAAGACCGCATGA
- a CDS encoding IS3-like element IS3502 family transposase (programmed frameshift), with protein MPRKVYSDQFKRDAVAMYENDPQVSVNAAAADLGINRSTLRVWVDKYGTGTKPQLSAGLRADRARQLTDAEKLRQLQQENARLKEERDILRKAAKYFHGRDELVIRFRFVDDHRTDYSVKRMCTVLGLNRSSYYKWKASSAQRHRRLVDDAILGAKVQAIFDDKKQLYGAKRIAAELTFNDAYSSTGPVNHKRIAPIMRKLQLRGYTKKRKVTTTQRERHRFIFADLVKRNFTAPAANRILVGDITYLPIADGSNMYLASVIDCYSRMLVGFAIADHMRTDLVEEALEHARRTRGSLSGAIFHSDHGSVYTSSQFQAVCRRLNVTQSMGAVGSSADNSLAESFNAALKREVLKDQKVFSNQLVCRRDVFAWCARYNTTRRHSWCKYLTPIEYESHAS; from the exons ATGCCTAGGAAGGTTTATTCGGATCAGTTCAAGCGCGACGCGGTCGCGATGTACGAGAACGATCCACAGGTGTCGGTGAACGCTGCGGCCGCTGATTTAGGGATCAACCGCTCCACGCTTCGCGTATGGGTTGATAAGTACGGAACTGGCACGAAACCCCAGCTTTCAGCGGGCTTACGTGCTGATCGTGCGAGGCAACTGACCGATGCTGAGAAGCTACGTCAGCTGCAACAGGAAAACGCCCGCCTGAAAGAAGAACGCGATATTTTGCGTAAGGCAGCCAAATATT TTCATGGAAGAGACGAACTGGTGATCCGCTTCCGGTTCGTTGATGACCACCGCACCGATTACTCGGTCAAGCGGATGTGCACCGTACTCGGGTTAAACCGCAGCTCCTACTACAAATGGAAAGCTAGCAGCGCCCAGCGGCACCGCAGACTGGTTGATGATGCCATACTCGGAGCCAAGGTCCAGGCCATCTTCGACGACAAGAAGCAGCTCTACGGCGCAAAACGCATTGCCGCCGAGCTGACTTTCAACGATGCGTACAGTAGCACCGGACCGGTCAACCATAAGCGCATCGCCCCGATTATGAGGAAGCTTCAGCTGCGCGGCTACACGAAAAAACGTAAGGTCACGACAACACAGCGTGAGCGTCATCGCTTTATATTCGCTGACCTGGTCAAGCGGAACTTCACTGCGCCAGCTGCCAATAGGATCCTCGTCGGCGATATTACCTATCTGCCGATCGCAGACGGGTCGAATATGTATCTGGCTTCTGTGATTGACTGCTACTCGCGGATGCTCGTCGGCTTCGCGATCGCAGACCACATGCGCACCGACCTCGTCGAAGAAGCGCTCGAGCATGCTCGCCGTACCCGTGGCAGTCTCTCCGGGGCGATCTTCCACTCAGATCATGGCAGCGTGTATACCTCATCGCAGTTTCAGGCTGTCTGCCGAAGACTCAACGTCACCCAGTCGATGGGAGCAGTTGGCAGCAGCGCTGATAATTCACTCGCGGAGTCGTTTAACGCGGCGTTGAAACGAGAAGTGCTCAAAGACCAGAAAGTCTTTTCCAATCAGCTAGTCTGCCGACGCGACGTCTTCGCATGGTGTGCGCGCTACAACACCACCCGAAGGCATTCCTGGTGCAAGTACCTCACACCCATTGAGTACGAATCTCACGCTTCCTAA
- the ramB gene encoding acetate metabolism transcriptional regulator RamB — MADAPSPGSRGVRSTQGARASQSPRTPDETNRNFVGSRLRQLRKERDISQAQLATTLGLSASYVNQIEHDQRPLTLAVLQKITRAFGVDATFFANEDSLRLLAEVQDVMADRDIWPTPVDVTELAELVRHHPAIARAMVDMHSRYRNVSDKLTLATEERLQGSAVLSITPRGELFGRASGPEAFSMPHEEVRDYFYARQNYVDVLDVQAEKLAKKLNLGATQIRHAEAILVDRLTDKHNVTVTYSRDMGDTQHSFDPETKRLYVSAMMRPGQIAFRLATELAYLEAGPTIRSLVELGNFTSDASRRLASRGLATYWAAALLMPYGQFHASAEESRYDLEFLMREYGVGYETVCHRLSTLQRPSLRGVPFTFVRVDRAGNMSKRQSASGLHLSGSGGTCPLWNVYETFSYPGKIMRQIAQMPDGRTYLWVARTVNHHRSAWGNPGKMFAIGLGCELRHAQRTVYADGLDLEDTSAATPIGSGCRLCPRTTCPQRAFPPIDRQVDIDAHRSSVSPY, encoded by the coding sequence ATGGCCGACGCACCGTCCCCCGGTTCCCGGGGTGTCCGGAGCACCCAGGGTGCCCGAGCTTCCCAGAGCCCCCGCACGCCGGACGAGACGAACCGGAACTTCGTGGGCTCCCGCCTGCGCCAGCTGCGCAAGGAGCGGGATATCTCGCAGGCCCAGCTCGCCACGACCCTGGGGCTGTCCGCGAGTTACGTGAACCAGATCGAGCACGATCAGCGCCCCCTGACCCTGGCGGTGCTGCAGAAGATCACCAGGGCCTTCGGTGTGGACGCCACCTTCTTCGCCAACGAGGACTCCCTCCGCCTGCTCGCCGAGGTTCAGGACGTCATGGCCGATCGCGATATCTGGCCCACTCCGGTGGACGTCACCGAATTGGCCGAGCTGGTGCGCCACCACCCCGCGATCGCCCGCGCCATGGTGGACATGCACAGCCGCTACCGGAACGTCTCTGACAAGCTCACGCTGGCCACCGAGGAGCGCCTGCAGGGTTCTGCGGTGCTGTCCATTACCCCTCGTGGCGAGCTCTTCGGGCGCGCCTCCGGGCCGGAGGCCTTCTCCATGCCGCACGAGGAGGTCCGGGACTACTTCTACGCCCGGCAGAACTACGTGGACGTCCTGGACGTACAGGCCGAGAAGCTCGCGAAAAAGCTGAACCTCGGGGCCACGCAGATCCGCCACGCGGAAGCGATCCTCGTCGACCGACTCACGGATAAGCACAACGTGACGGTCACCTACTCCCGGGACATGGGCGACACGCAGCACAGCTTCGACCCAGAGACGAAGCGGCTGTACGTCTCCGCCATGATGCGGCCAGGGCAGATCGCGTTCCGCCTGGCCACCGAGCTGGCCTACCTGGAGGCCGGCCCGACCATCCGTTCCCTGGTGGAGCTGGGCAACTTCACCTCTGATGCCTCCCGCAGGCTGGCCTCCCGTGGCTTGGCCACTTACTGGGCGGCGGCCCTGCTGATGCCCTACGGGCAGTTCCACGCCTCCGCTGAAGAATCCCGCTACGACCTGGAGTTCCTCATGCGTGAGTACGGGGTGGGTTATGAGACGGTCTGCCACCGGCTCTCCACCCTGCAGCGCCCCAGCCTGCGCGGCGTGCCCTTCACCTTCGTGCGGGTGGACCGAGCGGGGAATATGTCTAAGCGGCAGAGCGCCTCTGGCCTGCACCTGTCGGGCTCGGGCGGTACCTGCCCACTGTGGAATGTCTACGAGACCTTCAGCTACCCGGGCAAGATCATGCGGCAGATCGCCCAGATGCCGGACGGTCGCACGTACCTGTGGGTCGCCCGAACAGTGAATCACCACCGCTCGGCGTGGGGGAACCCGGGCAAGATGTTCGCCATCGGCCTGGGCTGCGAACTGCGGCACGCGCAGCGCACCGTGTACGCCGATGGCTTGGACTTGGAGGACACCTCCGCGGCCACCCCGATCGGTTCGGGTTGCCGCCTGTGCCCGAGGACGACCTGCCCGCAGCGCGCGTTCCCGCCGATCGACCGCCAGGTGGACATCGACGCCCACCGTTCCTCGGTCTCGCCGTACTAG
- a CDS encoding pyridoxal phosphate-dependent aminotransferase, translating to MSKPLRPSELRHLNQSSKLANVLYEIRGPVNAEAERMAADGHRILKLNTGNPAEFGFEAPDVIMRDMISALPHAQGYSTSKGIISARRAIVARYEVIPGFPEFDVEDVFLGNGVSELITMTMQALLDDGDEVLIPSPDYPLWTASTSLSGGKPVHYLCDEEDNWNPSIEDIRSKVTERTKAIVVINPNNPTGAVYSKEILQQIVDVAREHSLLILADEIYDKILYDDAKHINIASLCPDLLCLTFNGLSKAYRVAGYRSGWMVITGPKGHAEGFLEGLTMLAGTRLCPNVPAQHAIQVAISGRQSIDGLVLPGGRLLEQRNMAWEKLNEIPGVSCVKPMGALYAFPKLDPNVHEIHDDEKLMFDLLRAEKIHLVQGTGFNWPTPDHFRMVTLPWARDIKDAIERLGNFLASYRQ from the coding sequence ATGAGTAAGCCCCTACGCCCCAGCGAATTGCGCCACCTGAACCAATCTTCGAAGCTGGCTAACGTTCTCTACGAGATCCGCGGCCCAGTCAACGCGGAAGCCGAGCGCATGGCCGCCGACGGCCACCGGATCCTCAAGCTGAACACCGGCAACCCCGCCGAGTTCGGCTTCGAGGCCCCGGATGTGATCATGCGCGACATGATCTCCGCTCTGCCGCACGCGCAGGGTTACTCCACCTCCAAGGGCATCATCTCCGCCCGCCGCGCGATCGTCGCCCGCTACGAGGTCATCCCCGGCTTCCCGGAGTTCGACGTCGAGGACGTCTTCCTGGGTAACGGTGTCTCCGAGCTGATCACGATGACGATGCAGGCCCTGCTCGACGACGGCGACGAGGTCCTCATCCCGTCCCCCGACTACCCGCTGTGGACGGCGTCGACGTCCCTGTCCGGCGGTAAGCCGGTGCACTACCTGTGCGACGAGGAGGACAACTGGAACCCCTCCATCGAGGACATCCGCTCCAAGGTCACCGAGCGCACCAAGGCCATCGTGGTGATCAACCCGAATAACCCGACCGGCGCGGTGTATTCCAAGGAGATCCTGCAGCAGATCGTGGATGTGGCCCGCGAGCATTCTCTGCTCATCCTGGCCGACGAGATCTACGACAAGATCCTGTACGACGACGCCAAGCACATCAACATCGCGAGCCTCTGCCCGGACCTGCTGTGCCTGACCTTCAACGGCCTCTCCAAGGCCTACCGGGTCGCCGGTTACCGCTCCGGCTGGATGGTCATCACCGGCCCGAAGGGGCACGCGGAGGGCTTCCTGGAGGGCCTGACGATGCTCGCCGGGACGCGGCTGTGCCCGAATGTTCCGGCCCAGCACGCCATCCAGGTGGCGATCTCCGGCCGTCAGTCCATCGACGGCCTCGTGCTGCCAGGTGGCCGTCTGCTGGAGCAGCGCAATATGGCGTGGGAGAAGCTCAACGAGATCCCGGGCGTGAGCTGCGTGAAGCCGATGGGCGCGCTCTACGCTTTCCCGAAGCTGGACCCGAACGTCCACGAGATCCACGACGATGAAAAGCTCATGTTCGATCTGCTCCGCGCGGAGAAGATTCACCTGGTTCAGGGCACGGGTTTCAACTGGCCGACCCCGGATCACTTCCGCATGGTTACCCTGCCGTGGGCCCGCGATATCAAGGACGCCATCGAGCGGCTGGGGAACTTCCTCGCCAGCTACCGCCAGTAG
- a CDS encoding IS3 family transposase (programmed frameshift) — protein MPKITYTDEFKRDAVALVESGIPQKQVVKDLGIAKTTLQAWIRDARFKSHGMTPTTDPEARKDMSQALRRIRELEIENEVLRRAAAYLSQAHINAPKMIYPLVKEMAAVGGRVRVPVAVACRILGFSKQGYYKWLKQPVSAREAEERELIAVLRELHADDPEGGYRVLADDLAELGYELSERRVWQLCRVAGIQSVCARRKTRYKKAGAPVHDDLVQRQFTADEPNQVWLTDITEHRTREGKVYLCAIKDVFSNRIVGYSIDSRMKARIAVNALEMAVVHRGRPAGVIVHSDRGSQFRSRRFRKALKRHRLRGSMGRVGACGDNAAMESFFALLQKNVLDRRSWGTREELRLAIVSWIEGKYHRKRRQRRLGKLTPIEFELIMNPAATLAA, from the exons ATGCCGAAGATCACCTACACCGACGAGTTCAAGCGCGACGCGGTCGCGTTGGTCGAGTCGGGTATCCCGCAGAAGCAGGTCGTCAAGGACCTCGGTATCGCGAAGACCACGCTGCAGGCGTGGATCCGTGACGCGAGGTTCAAGTCCCATGGGATGACCCCGACCACCGATCCAGAGGCGCGCAAGGACATGTCGCAGGCGCTGCGCAGGATCCGGGAGTTGGAGATAGAAAACGAGGTGCTGCGGCGCGCGGCGGCGTATCTGTCGCAGGCTCACATCA ATGCCCCCAAAATGATCTATCCGCTCGTGAAGGAGATGGCCGCGGTCGGTGGCCGGGTGAGGGTGCCGGTGGCGGTCGCGTGCCGGATACTGGGATTCTCCAAACAGGGCTACTACAAGTGGCTCAAGCAACCGGTGTCAGCCCGTGAGGCCGAGGAACGCGAGTTGATCGCCGTGCTGCGCGAACTCCACGCCGATGATCCGGAAGGCGGCTACCGGGTGCTGGCAGACGACCTCGCTGAGTTGGGCTACGAGTTGTCCGAGCGCAGAGTGTGGCAGTTGTGCCGGGTCGCCGGGATCCAGTCGGTGTGCGCCAGGCGTAAGACTCGCTACAAGAAGGCCGGCGCACCGGTTCACGATGACCTGGTGCAGCGTCAGTTCACCGCTGACGAACCTAACCAGGTGTGGCTGACCGATATCACCGAGCACCGCACCCGCGAGGGCAAGGTGTATCTGTGTGCGATCAAGGACGTGTTCTCCAACCGGATCGTGGGCTACTCGATCGATTCACGGATGAAGGCCCGTATCGCCGTCAACGCGCTCGAGATGGCGGTGGTCCACCGAGGCCGGCCCGCTGGGGTGATCGTCCATTCCGATCGAGGGTCCCAATTCCGGTCGCGCCGCTTCCGCAAAGCGCTGAAGCGCCACAGGCTACGTGGCTCGATGGGCAGGGTCGGGGCATGTGGCGATAACGCCGCGATGGAGTCGTTCTTCGCGCTACTGCAGAAGAACGTCCTCGACCGTCGATCCTGGGGCACACGAGAAGAACTGCGTCTGGCCATCGTGTCCTGGATCGAGGGCAAGTACCACCGCAAACGCCGTCAACGCCGACTCGGGAAACTCACCCCCATCGAGTTCGAACTCATCATGAACCCAGCCGCTACACTGGCGGCATAA
- a CDS encoding LssY C-terminal domain-containing protein, whose amino-acid sequence MAQQASRQADEHASGQGLTRISDQENPYPVPEKYPEYQPKNDTTKGQRKLSVYTAIDALFIIVTLALTAWYLALMILNGFNMETKSLIWVIWWFLVLAYLSLPRMHQLFTFVYVPDYFVARARTSDGLLGDPVNIALHGSEEDIHAVLLAAGWTKADKITLRSSWKIAVSSVFRKSYPAAPVSPLVIFKRSQAFAYQQEDSGSASKRHHVRLWRTPDDWALPGGEKVAWMAGATYDRGVGLSSFTGQITHKIDEDTDAERDYLIGTLQYVDPKITVKVLPDFSSPYICHNGGGDKIVTDGDLPIVDVTGAAERLADVPKVRDGVQARKEEEEASRKRDKELPPAEMNIVGALTAIVAIFTAWRSGTQLASIGWVTGSLKQTWVLYGHFVGSLAALLLLVLTFMRIRWARVLLMVTITLISIGDLLAAATSEHHVASNLFMVAVALVLVMSISSESSRRWVSGGREDKVVSYNLRHPNRGLSVE is encoded by the coding sequence ATGGCGCAGCAAGCCAGTCGGCAGGCCGACGAGCATGCCAGCGGGCAGGGACTGACGCGGATCAGCGACCAGGAGAACCCCTACCCGGTACCGGAGAAATACCCGGAGTATCAGCCGAAGAACGATACGACGAAGGGGCAGCGCAAGCTCTCCGTCTACACCGCTATCGACGCCCTCTTCATCATCGTCACCCTCGCCCTGACCGCCTGGTACCTGGCGCTGATGATCCTCAACGGCTTCAACATGGAAACCAAGAGCCTGATCTGGGTGATCTGGTGGTTCCTCGTGCTCGCGTACCTCTCGCTGCCGCGCATGCACCAGCTGTTCACCTTCGTCTACGTGCCGGACTACTTCGTCGCCCGCGCGCGCACCTCCGATGGGCTGCTGGGCGATCCGGTGAATATTGCGCTGCACGGCTCGGAGGAGGACATCCACGCGGTGCTGCTGGCCGCGGGTTGGACGAAGGCAGACAAGATCACGCTGCGTTCCAGCTGGAAGATTGCCGTATCCAGCGTGTTCCGGAAGTCCTACCCGGCGGCACCGGTCAGCCCGCTGGTGATTTTCAAGCGCTCGCAGGCCTTCGCCTATCAGCAGGAGGATTCCGGCAGTGCATCCAAGCGCCACCACGTGCGGCTGTGGCGCACCCCGGATGATTGGGCGCTGCCCGGCGGGGAGAAGGTCGCCTGGATGGCCGGCGCAACCTACGACCGGGGCGTGGGGCTGTCCAGCTTCACCGGCCAGATCACCCACAAGATCGACGAGGACACGGACGCCGAACGCGACTACCTCATCGGCACCCTGCAGTACGTCGACCCAAAGATCACCGTCAAGGTGCTGCCGGACTTCTCCTCGCCGTATATCTGCCACAACGGCGGCGGAGACAAGATCGTCACGGATGGTGACCTTCCGATTGTCGACGTCACCGGCGCGGCCGAAAGGCTCGCTGACGTCCCCAAAGTGCGCGACGGCGTGCAGGCGCGCAAGGAGGAAGAAGAGGCCAGCCGCAAGCGGGACAAGGAGCTGCCACCGGCTGAGATGAATATCGTCGGTGCGCTGACCGCCATCGTGGCGATCTTCACCGCGTGGCGTTCCGGCACCCAGCTGGCGAGTATCGGCTGGGTGACTGGTTCGCTGAAGCAGACCTGGGTGCTCTACGGGCACTTCGTCGGGTCGCTAGCGGCACTGCTGCTCCTGGTCCTGACCTTCATGCGCATCCGGTGGGCGCGTGTGCTGCTGATGGTCACGATCACGCTGATCTCCATCGGCGACCTCTTGGCCGCCGCAACCTCCGAGCACCACGTGGCCAGCAACCTCTTCATGGTGGCGGTCGCGCTGGTGCTGGTGATGAGTATTTCCTCCGAGAGTTCCAGGCGCTGGGTCAGCGGCGGCCGGGAGGACAAGGTGGTCAGTTACAACCTGCGCCACCCCAACCGCGGGCTATCCGTGGAGTAG
- the dcd gene encoding dCTP deaminase, whose product MLLSDRDLRSEIAAGQLGIEPFDASMVQPSSVDVRLDSLFRVFNNSRYTHIDPKLPQEELTTLVEVEGEEPFILHPGEFVLGATLEKFTIPDHLAGRLEGKSSLGRLGLLTHSTAGFIDPGFSGHITLELSNTSNLPIALYPGMKVGQLAIFKLSSPAENPYGSGAVGSKYQGQRGPTPSKAYLNFRK is encoded by the coding sequence GTGCTTCTTTCAGATCGTGACCTCCGTTCAGAAATCGCCGCCGGTCAGCTCGGCATCGAGCCTTTTGATGCCTCGATGGTGCAGCCCTCCTCTGTGGACGTGCGGCTGGATAGCCTGTTCCGGGTGTTCAATAACTCCCGGTACACCCACATCGACCCGAAGCTGCCGCAGGAGGAGCTCACCACCCTCGTGGAGGTGGAAGGCGAGGAGCCCTTCATCCTGCACCCGGGGGAGTTCGTCCTCGGCGCGACGCTTGAGAAGTTCACGATCCCCGATCACCTGGCAGGCCGCCTGGAGGGCAAGTCCTCGCTGGGGCGCCTGGGGCTGCTGACCCACTCCACCGCGGGCTTCATCGACCCGGGTTTCTCCGGTCACATCACCCTGGAGCTTTCCAATACCTCGAACCTGCCGATCGCCCTGTACCCGGGGATGAAGGTCGGTCAGCTGGCTATTTTCAAGCTCTCCAGCCCCGCCGAGAACCCCTATGGTTCGGGTGCGGTGGGCTCGAAGTACCAGGGCCAGCGCGGTCCGACTCCGTCGAAGGCTTATCTGAACTTCCGCAAGTAG
- the adhP gene encoding alcohol dehydrogenase AdhP produces the protein MTDTTFRAAVVEDFGPELNLRDVEMPTPGRNQALVKLQASGICHTDLHAAEGDWPVKPEPPFVPGHEGVGEVVELGPGDHSVKVGDIVGNVWLWSACGECEYCRTGWETLCNQAEYGGYTVNGSFGTYMLVDTRYCARIPEGSDPVEVAPILCAGVTVYKGLKVSETKPGQFMVISGVGGLGHIAVQYAVAMGMRVIAVDIADEKLELAKKHGAEFTVNAKHADPAEAVQEFTDGGAHGVLVTAVHPQAFGQAVGMARKGGTIVFNGLPPGDFPAPIFEIVFKALTIRGSLVGTRQDLAEALDFYARGLIKPTVSECSLDDVNAVFEELRHGKVDGRMSIRY, from the coding sequence ATGACTGACACAACGTTCCGCGCCGCCGTCGTTGAGGACTTCGGTCCCGAACTCAACCTCCGCGACGTCGAGATGCCCACGCCCGGCCGCAACCAGGCGCTGGTGAAGCTGCAGGCCTCCGGCATCTGCCACACCGACCTCCATGCCGCCGAGGGTGACTGGCCCGTCAAGCCCGAGCCGCCCTTCGTTCCCGGCCACGAGGGTGTCGGCGAGGTCGTCGAACTCGGCCCCGGTGACCACTCCGTCAAGGTCGGCGACATCGTCGGCAACGTCTGGCTCTGGTCCGCCTGCGGTGAGTGCGAGTACTGCCGCACCGGATGGGAGACCCTGTGCAACCAGGCCGAGTACGGCGGCTACACCGTCAACGGCTCCTTCGGCACCTACATGCTCGTGGATACCCGCTACTGCGCCCGCATCCCCGAGGGCTCCGACCCCGTCGAGGTCGCCCCGATCCTGTGCGCCGGCGTCACCGTCTACAAGGGGCTGAAGGTCTCCGAGACCAAGCCCGGTCAGTTCATGGTCATCTCCGGCGTCGGCGGCCTCGGCCACATCGCCGTCCAGTACGCCGTGGCCATGGGTATGCGCGTCATCGCCGTCGACATCGCCGACGAGAAGCTCGAGCTGGCCAAGAAGCACGGCGCGGAGTTCACCGTCAACGCCAAGCACGCCGACCCGGCCGAGGCGGTCCAGGAGTTCACCGACGGCGGCGCCCACGGTGTCCTGGTCACCGCGGTCCACCCGCAGGCGTTCGGCCAGGCGGTCGGCATGGCCCGCAAGGGCGGCACCATCGTGTTCAACGGCCTGCCCCCGGGGGACTTCCCGGCCCCGATCTTCGAGATCGTGTTCAAGGCCCTGACCATCCGCGGCTCCCTCGTGGGTACCCGCCAGGACCTGGCCGAGGCGCTCGACTTCTACGCCCGCGGCCTGATCAAGCCGACCGTGTCCGAGTGCTCCCTCGACGACGTCAACGCCGTCTTCGAGGAACTGCGCCACGGCAAGGTCGACGGCCGCATGTCCATCCGCTACTAG
- a CDS encoding UDP-glucose dehydrogenase family protein, giving the protein MTVVGTGYLGATHAACMAELGHDVLGVDTDPAKVERLNAGKSPFYEPGLKKLLKRGVSAGKLRFTTDPAEAAEFAKTHFLCVGTPQQAGGAGADLSQIYAVVDALAPLLRGDHVLLGKSTVPVGTTPVLQERMDRLIHAAAAQAAAKKTGSKKGSKAKKDSAPVASCTVAWNPEFLRESTAVDDTLHPDRIVVGARDEDREKVEKLVREIYAEPLAEGSPLMMMDPATAELVKTSANSFLATKISFINAVADLCDASGGDVTALAAALGADRRIGKSFLHAGLGFGGGCLPKDVRAFMTTAEELGATGASGLLSQVDAINNSRRDKVEHMAHEVFGGDVTGRSITVLGAAFKPRSDDVREAPGVDIAMRLYQAGAHVRIYDPKAKKTARLAAPELQHAPTLPEALQGAELVIVATEWPKFRRLKPAEALDAVQAGPPPGAGVAPGEKKKKKAPTVIDGRNCLDQQSWEDAGWRVLALGRSRTLA; this is encoded by the coding sequence ATGACTGTTGTCGGCACCGGCTACTTGGGAGCAACACACGCAGCGTGCATGGCCGAGCTCGGCCATGACGTGCTGGGGGTGGATACCGATCCAGCGAAAGTCGAAAGGCTCAACGCTGGCAAATCCCCGTTCTACGAACCGGGATTAAAGAAACTTTTGAAACGGGGGGTCAGCGCAGGAAAACTGCGCTTCACCACCGACCCGGCGGAAGCCGCCGAGTTCGCCAAGACTCACTTCCTCTGCGTCGGCACCCCGCAGCAGGCCGGCGGTGCGGGGGCCGACCTCAGCCAGATCTACGCCGTCGTCGACGCCTTGGCCCCGCTACTACGCGGCGATCACGTCCTGTTGGGTAAGTCCACCGTCCCCGTCGGGACCACCCCGGTGCTGCAGGAACGGATGGACCGGCTCATCCACGCCGCGGCGGCGCAGGCAGCAGCCAAGAAAACCGGCAGCAAGAAAGGCTCGAAGGCTAAGAAGGATTCCGCCCCGGTGGCGAGCTGCACCGTCGCATGGAACCCCGAGTTTCTCCGCGAATCCACCGCAGTGGACGACACCCTGCACCCTGACCGCATCGTCGTCGGAGCGCGGGACGAGGACCGCGAGAAGGTCGAAAAGCTCGTCCGGGAGATCTACGCCGAACCCCTGGCCGAGGGGTCACCACTGATGATGATGGACCCCGCCACCGCGGAGCTGGTGAAGACGAGCGCGAACTCCTTCCTCGCCACCAAGATCAGCTTCATCAATGCGGTCGCCGATCTCTGCGACGCCTCCGGTGGGGACGTCACGGCACTCGCCGCGGCCCTGGGTGCGGACCGTCGCATCGGCAAGTCTTTCCTCCACGCCGGTCTCGGATTCGGTGGTGGTTGCCTGCCGAAGGACGTCCGTGCGTTCATGACCACCGCCGAAGAGCTCGGCGCGACCGGGGCCAGCGGCCTGCTGAGCCAGGTGGACGCGATCAACAACTCCCGCCGCGACAAGGTGGAACACATGGCCCACGAGGTCTTCGGTGGGGACGTCACCGGCCGGAGCATCACCGTGCTAGGCGCAGCCTTCAAGCCTCGCAGTGATGATGTGCGCGAGGCACCGGGCGTGGATATCGCGATGCGGCTCTACCAGGCCGGGGCTCACGTGCGCATCTACGACCCGAAGGCGAAGAAAACTGCCCGCCTGGCGGCTCCCGAGCTGCAGCACGCCCCCACGCTGCCCGAGGCCCTGCAGGGAGCGGAGCTGGTGATTGTGGCTACCGAGTGGCCGAAGTTCCGACGTCTGAAGCCGGCCGAGGCGCTGGATGCGGTGCAGGCCGGTCCGCCCCCCGGGGCAGGAGTAGCGCCGGGGGAGAAGAAGAAAAAGAAGGCGCCCACCGTGATCGATGGGCGCAATTGCCTGGACCAGCAGTCCTGGGAGGATGCCGGCTGGCGGGTGCTCGCACTCGGCCGCAGCCGCACGCTCGCCTAA